GTGCAGGCCGCGTTCCGGTGGATCCCCTCGAGGCTGACGCTGAGTCCTTATGTGGACATCTGGAGCACCGTCCCGCTGGCGCACTATTTCGAGAACAGCGCCATCGTGGCGAGCAGCTCGACCGCGATCTCGGTCGTGGTGGCCATCTTCGCGGCCTACGCCGTGAGCCGGTACCGGTTCTTCGGGCGGCAGGCGTTCAAGGTGGCGGTGCTCTCCACCCAGATGTTCCCCGGGATCCTGTTCCTGCTGCCGCTGTTCCTGATCTTCGTCAACATCGGGAACGCGACCGGCATCGAGCTCTCGACCACGCGGCTCGGCCTGATCGTCACCTATCTCACCTTCACCCTGCCGTTCTCGGTCTGGCTGCTGGTGGGCTACCTCGACTCGATCCCGCGGGAGCTGGACGAGGCCGCGGCGGTGGACGGCAGCGGCCCCATCAGCACTCTGCTGCGGATCGTGGTCCCGGCCGCACGGCCGGGCATCATCACCGTCGCCGTGTACACGTTCATGACGGCCTGGGGCGAGGTGCTCTTCGCCTCCGTGATGACGAACGACGCGAGCCGGACGCTGGCCGTCGGATTGCGCGACTACGCGTCGGAGAACGACGTGTACTGGAACCAGATCATGGCCGCCTCGCTCGTCGTGAGCGTGCCGGTGGTGGTCGGATTCCTGTTGCTGCAGCGGTATCTTGTGGCCGGGCTCACCGCCGGGTCGGTCAAATAATCCCTTGGCCGAGCGCGACGCGGCCCTGCTAGTGTCGCGCTCGGCCGTGCAACGACAACAGGAGGTGAGACTCGTGAACACATACCCCCACGGGTGCTCCCTCAGCTGGTCACGGTCCTGCGGCTGACCTTCGGTGTCGCCGGGAGCGCCTGACCTCAAGGCTCCCGAAGGAGACGGTCAGCACAATGACGAGACAGCGCGACGGCATCGAAGTCGAGGGGCACGTCGTCGAGTGCCTGCGCAGCGCCATGTTCATGGTCGAGTTGGACAACGGGCACCGCGTCCTCGCCCACATCAGCGGGAAGATCCGCAAGAACTACATCA
This genomic window from Actinospica robiniae DSM 44927 contains:
- the infA gene encoding translation initiation factor IF-1; the encoded protein is MTRQRDGIEVEGHVVECLRSAMFMVELDNGHRVLAHISGKIRKNYIKILPEDRVLVELTPYDLSRGRITFRYRN
- a CDS encoding carbohydrate ABC transporter permease — encoded protein: MPDKPVTAAAAPAPRRRPTAPPRSFLWTRRICLTLLAAFTALPLYVMITSSLKPLVDVQAAFRWIPSRLTLSPYVDIWSTVPLAHYFENSAIVASSSTAISVVVAIFAAYAVSRYRFFGRQAFKVAVLSTQMFPGILFLLPLFLIFVNIGNATGIELSTTRLGLIVTYLTFTLPFSVWLLVGYLDSIPRELDEAAAVDGSGPISTLLRIVVPAARPGIITVAVYTFMTAWGEVLFASVMTNDASRTLAVGLRDYASENDVYWNQIMAASLVVSVPVVVGFLLLQRYLVAGLTAGSVK